TTTTATGAAAGCAAGGAGAACAACTCACCAAACCATGCAGCAGAAAGCAGCAATCTTTTCTGGGATCGCATTACTGGTCATGACATTGGCGGCTTTTTTTGCCCAAGGCTATGTTCACAGTTCATTGGTCGTTGAGGGAGATGCGGTAACTACATTAAAAAACATCCAAGCATCTCAATCGTTGTTTCGTCTTGAGGTACTTGGATGGATGATCATTGTCATTGCGGATGTAGTAGTAGCCTGGGGTTTTTATGTGTTCTTGAAGCCGTTTCATCGTAGTTACGCCTTATTAGCCGGTGGGCTTCGATTACTTTACACAGCAATTCTGGCGATTGCGGTGGCACAGCTTTTTACAGCCGCTCGTATTGGTCAACAATCAGTGTCAGGAATATCGTCGGATACTTCAGCCCTGCAGGCTATGAGTTCACTCACAGCTTTTGAAGCCATCTGGTCATTAGGATTAATCATTTTTGGGCTTCATCTTATCTCCGTTGGCTTGGTAACAATGAATACAAAAAAGATCCCAAAAGTCATCAGCATTCTAGTCATTTTAGCGGGCATCAGCTACTCGCTGATTCATTTCATGTACAATTTCGTGCCACAGATGGAAAGTTTTACAGGTCTGCTGGAATTAATTCTTATGGCTCCCATGTTGATAGGTGAATTAGGCTTTGGTATATGGTTATTGGTGAAAGGAAGGAAATTGACTATGGACTACTACTAATCAACAATCCTGAGGTGGCTGGCTGCTGACCGTTTCTTAATACGGCTTAAAGATTCCGGCTTAATTCCAAGGTAGCTTGCGAGTTGGTACTGGGGAACACGATCAACTAAATCTGGTCTTTTTGCCATCAAGGCTTGATATCGCTCTTCTGGTGTCGAAGAGATAAAAGAGGAGAAATCATCCCTCATAGCACCCATATCTGCTTGAATCATTTTGCGAGTCATCGCTTCTAACACCGGATGCATGTCGTAAGCTTCCTGTTCTGTAGACAAATCACCTGCAACCAGTGTACAGTCTTCCAAACAGCTAAGAGAATATGGAGAAACTTTATCAGGAGTATGCTGATTAAAGATCGTTACACTTTGCTCTTCCGTAAAGAAATTATAAGTATTCTCATTTCCATTTGCATCGACAGCGTACTGCCGGACACACCCTTGTAAAACAAAATAGCATTTATGGGGAACATCTCCTTGATGTAAAAGGATCGTTCCTTTCTTAAAAGCAGCAACTGGAACATCTTCTGTCAGTTTTACTAATTCTGATTCACTGAGGTCGGAAAAACGTTTCATATACTGGATTAGAACATCTTTCACAGTATTCACCTCCCTTATTAAGAATTGTTATTTATTCTTCTATTATAGCAAGATTTATCAGGGATAGGCTGTTGGAGGTGGGGATAAAGTGAACCATTGATCTCATGTTTTAATCCATTTAATATATGCAATCCATTAGTGTTCATGATAGAGTGACGAAACTATTAAAAATGGAGTCACAATCCCTTTGGATAACAGAGGTGGTTAATCATAAGAAAAAGTTGGTTAAATTTTGCATAAGGCATTAATAATGTAGGTTTTGGAAGTTTGATTGTAAAAAATTATGTATTATAGAAGTAGAGTAAATAGTATAACGGGCTCAGCTATAATAGCTCGTGTTTATTACGGATCCGTACACTCAATGAACAAAGAAGCAAGGCAGATTCAGTAATTATTTATACTAGGAGGAGATACGTTTGGACTTGTTTTTATTTATTTCGGTAATTGTTGGTTTAACTTTTATTTTTTTATATTTTGTACTCCAGTTTGACTTTAAAAAGAAGAAATTAGAGGTCGAAGAAAAAAGACTAGAATTGGAAAAGCAAAAGTTTGAACACGAGAAAGAATGTCAAGATCAAGGAGAAAAAGAGCTTTAAAAAGATAACCATTTTATGTATAAATGCTGTTGTCCTAATAATGCTTCTATTACTAAAAAAGGGAAAAGCGATTAAAGTGATCTCGCTCGTCCCTTTTCATTTCTCCATTGATTTACTTTTTCTCCGAAGCTGCTTCTTCCACTGGCAAAAAGTCGAAAATTTCTCCTGACTCGATGGAATCGACCAGCCGCTCGAGCCACTTGCAGTATTTCCGGTAGTCTTCAAGCTGTTCATAATCAACCTTCGCTCTTTCTATCGTCTCTTCATCTGCTTCCTCGTCGTCCATCACCTGCTGAAGAATCCCTTCTGCATAATCAATCGCAGAGAGGTTCAGCTTGGCTTCCCGCTCCCACTTGTTTCCATAAAAGTGAGAGAAATATTTAAAAAAGTTCTTCTCCGCTATAAAGGAATCCTTGCGCGAGCTTTTCTGCCACACTTTTTTGACAATGCTGATCTCCTGAAGATTCCGCACAGCAATACTCATGCTCGGTTTACTCATTCCAAGATCATCTTTCATGTCATCGAGCGTCATTGGCTGATGCTTGAAGTACATCCTTGCGAATAATCGTCCTGTTGAAGGAGTGATTCCATACAAGTCCATCGTTTCGGCAATCGAATTGACGACGGCTCCTTCCGCCTCTTCAATCAGTTCTTCTGACTTTTTTTCCAAAGAACCGCCTCCACTTCTTTTGGTTCTTTTATTTTAAACATTTATTTTATTTAATATAATTTTATCACTTTCCGATCTTACTATACCATAAATCGAAATCAGGAGCATACACAACGCCCCTGATTTCGTATCGTTTCGTCATTCAGTTATCAGTCTTTTACAGTGCCGGCATCAGCTGGATGAACTCCGTGCTGGTAATATTCAAGGTGCTCAGGTTCAAGCGGTTTTTGACCACGAATGATGTCCGCAGCTTTTTCTGCAAGCATGAGTACCGGAGCGTGGATGTTTCCGTTTGTAACGTAAGGCATAGCCGAAGCGTCAACAACGCGCAGGTTGTCTAGACCATGAACTTTCATCGTCTTCGGATCTACGACTGCCATTGGATCGGATGCCGGTCCCATTTTTGCTGTACAGCTTGGGTGAAGGGCGGTTTCCGCATCTTCGGCAACCCAGTCGAGGATCTCCTCTTCGGTCTGAACGGAGGATCCCGGTGAAATTTCTCCACCATTATAAGGCTTCATCGCCGGCTGGGCCATGATTTCACGAGTCACGCGTACAGCTTCAACCCATTCGCGTCTGTCCTGTTCCGTTGAAAGGTAGTTGTACACCATGCTTGGATGGGCTTTTGGATCATTCGATTGAATTTTTAACGAGCCGCGGGCATCAGAGTACATCGGTCCGATGTGAACCTGGAACCCGTGATCGACTGCTGCTTTCTGTCCGTCGTAGCGCACAGCTACCGGCAGGAAGTGATACATCAGGTTCGGATAGTCGACATCGTCGTTCGAACGGGCGAAACCGCCGCCTTCAAAGTGATTCGTAGCCGCTGGCCCTTTCCGACCTAGTAACCACTGCAATCCAATCAACGGCATCCGCGCTTTGTTTAGGTTCGGCTGCTCAGATACTGGCAGCGGACAGGAATGCTGAACGTAAACTTCAAGGTGGTCCTGAAGGTTTTCACCTACACCAGGAAGGTTTACTTTCGGCGTAACGCCTACTGAACGAAGATGTTCTGGATCACCGACTCCGGAAATTTGAAGAAGCTGCGGCGTGTTGATCGCACCTCCGGAAAGGATGACTTCTCCTGCTTTTACGTAGTGCTCTTTTCCGTTTCGTTTATACGTCAAACCACGGGCTGTATCGCCATCGATATCGATATGCTGTACGAATGCACGCGTTTTTACCGTAAGATTCCTGCGCTTCATCGCCGGGTGCAAGTATGCTCGTGATGCGGACATGCGGCGGCCTTTGTAGACGTGCTTATCGAACGGCCCAAAACCTTCCTGACGAAAACCGTTTACATCAGCCGTACGGGAATGACCCGCTTCGACAGCTGCGTTGAAGAAAGCTTGGAACAGCGGATTCGTCGCCGGACCTTTCTCCAATTTTATGGGACCATCATGGCCGCGGTAGGGATCATCTTTTTCCGTTCCGAGCGCGTTCTCCAGACGTTTGAAGTAAGGAAGGCAGTGAGCGAAATTCCACGTGTCCATGCCTTCGTCAGCACCCCAGCGCTCATAGTCCTTCGGGTTGCCCCGCTGATAAATCATGCCGTTGATTGAGCTTGAACCACCAAGGACTTTGCCGCGGGCATGCTTAATCCGGCGGCCATTCATGTAAGGCTCAGGATCGGACTCATATTTCCAGTCATAGAGAGATTTCCCTGCAGGGAACGGCAGCGCTGCAGGCATTTGAATCAACAAGTCCCACGCATAGTCTTTGCGTCCCGCTTCCAATACAAGTACACTTTTCTTTCCGTCTTCACTCAGCCGGTCGCCCAAGATCGATCCCGCACTTCCGGCGCCAATTACAACAATATCGTATGCTTCACTCATAGGTAGAACCCCCTCAGAATTTATCAAATTTTATCGTCATCGTTTACTTGAACCAGTGGATCGGTTCAGGCTTCACGTTACGGAAAATGTGCTTCGTTTCTGTATATTCTTCTAGTCCAGGTTTGCCGAGCTCACGACCGATCCCGGATTGTTTGTATCCGCCCCAAGGTGCCTGTGCAAAGTAAGGGTGGAAATCATTGATCCAAACAGTACCCATGCGCATACTAGCTGCCGCACGTTCCGCTTTATCGATATCAGTCGTGAACACCGCACCGGCAAGTCCGTAAATCGAATCATTTGCCAGATTCACTGCTTCTTCTTCTGTCTGGAAACGCTCGACGGTTAGCACCGGGCCGAACACTTCCTCCTGTACGACTCTCATATCAGACGTGCATTCTGTAAAAATCGTCGGCAGGTAGAAAAAGCCGTCCTGAAGCTCTGGATCTTCCGGGCGTGCTCCTCCGACAAGCAGCTTCGCACCTTCCTGCTTCCCGATTTCTACATACTTTTCGACTTTGTCACGATGCTCAGCAGTGATAAGCGGTCCGGACTGGGTATCTTCTTTGAATCCGTCCCCTAGTTTAATCCGCTTCGCACGCTCCTTGAGTTCTTCCACAAAACGGTCGTGGATGGAATCTTCAATGATCAGTCTCGCTCCTGCAGAACAAACCTGCCCGGCATGGAAAAAGACGGCGTTCAGCGCCTGGTCGACAGCTGTTTCGAAATCCGCATCAGCGAATACGACGTTCGGATTCTTCCCGCCAAGTTCGAGCGCAATTTTCTTCACGTTTCCGCTCGCTGTCTGCATAATTTTCTTTCCGGTTTCAATCCCGCCAGTGAAAGAAATTAGATCGACCTTCTCACTCTCTGCCAGTTCGTTGCCTACGGTTGCACCCGTTCCTAGCACGAGATTGACAACTCCTTCAGGGAACCCTGTTTCTTCCATTAATTCTGTAACTTTAACAGTCGTTAGTGGAGTGATTTCACTAGGCTTAATAACGATCGTGTTTCCTGCCGCCAATGCCGGCGCGATTTTCCATGTTGCTTGAAGCAGCGGATAGTTCCAAGGTGTGATTTGACCGCACACACCGACCGGTTCGCGAACGACTTTACTTTGACTGTCCGGGATCGGTGATTCAATCACTTCGCCGCCATCTTTATCCGCAAGACCTGCAAAGTAGCGGAATACTCCTGCGATATCTTCCATGTCCGCGCGGCTCTCTTCCATTGTTTTTCCTGTATCGAGCGTTTCGAGTTCGGCAAGTTCTTCTTTATCCCGTTCAATCAGCTCTGCAATGCGGAGAACTTTCTGTCCGCGCTCCGCTCCCGGGGTGTCTTTCCACTCGCCGTTGTCAAAAGCTTCTCTTGCTGCAGCGATGGCGAGCTTCGCATCTTCGGCATCCCCTTCAGCCACAGTCGCAACAACTTCCTGGTTGTACGGATTGATGATCTCTCTTGAGTTTCCGGATTGGGCGTCTACCCATGCTCCATTAATAAACATTTGTTTCATTATTGTACCTCCTCGTTTGTTGTTTCGTTTATTTTATTTAATTTTTTTAAAACGTTTTGAATAATTTTTATGCTATCATAGAGATTTTATGTTGTAAACAACTCCTGCTCATTCTTTTTTAGTGTCAGCACTGCGAAAATCTCTAAACTGGTCGAACCGCAGCTCCCTCTCTCACTTTTTATAATTCTGTCTATCCCTTGCCGCTATAAGTCTGAGCCGCAATTCCCCCTGAAATGTGAGTTGACAAACATTTATTCTACGTTAAGGTAATAGACGTTGACTGTTTAATATTTATTAAACGTTTTAATTTTATTAACTAGAACCGGTTCTAGTGGAGTTTCTACTTTTTTAAAATCGATCTGTTTACCTTTTAACAGATTCGCAGCAAAACAAATAAATCAAAGGAGTGATTGCGTGCAACCTCAACCATCTGCAAAGCCAGACAGGGAGCAGGACAAAAAAAAGCAGGAGACTAACGCTCAAAAAGCAGGATTATGGGGATTTTTAGGTTTACTTCTCATCGTCGCACTATATGTAGGATTTACAGGGAACGATGTGAAGTGGGGAGCATTGGCATTTATGTTTATCTCCTATGCTGTCATCTTCTACATCGGATCCATCACCGCCGGGAAGAAATCGGACAGCGCCAATGATATGATGGTCGCCGGACGATCAATGCCGCTGTGGATCGCCATGTTCACGATGACCGCGACATGGGTCGGCGGCGGATATATTGCAGGAACAGCCGAGACGACGTTCGCATCAGGTATTGTCTGGGCTCAGGCACCTTGGGGGTATGGACTCAGCCTTATTATTGGAGGTATTTTCTACGCCCGTAAAATGAGAAGGTACGAGTTCACGACGATGCTCGACCCACTGGAAGTACGTTTCGGAAAAAAAGTTGCAGGGGTTCTTTACCTGCCTGCACTCTTAGGAGAACTATTCTGGAGTGCTGCAATTCTCGTTGCTCTTGGAACAACGTTCGGCCTGATTCTCGGACTGGACTTCACCACATCCATCATCATCTCCGCTATTATTGCCATTGCCTATACATTTGTTGGAGGTATGTGGTCCGTTGCTCTCACCGACGTAGCCCAAATCATCATGATTATCGTCGGACTATTCCTCGTCGTTCCATTTGCACTCTCTGAAGTCGGTGGACTCGGTCAAGCTTGGGGAGCCTACAAAGAAGGCATGGCCGGATTTACGAATCTCTTCCCGCCGCTCAATGGCTGGAGTGATCCGGACTGGGGAAATTCTTACTGGAACTGGTGGGACTATGCATTGCTGCTCATTTTCGGGGGTATTCCTTGGCAGGTGTATTTCCAAAGGGTTCTTTCCTCGAAAAATGAAAATACAGCGATGTGGCTCTCCATTGCAGCCGGGATCCTCTGTATTGTTCTTGCCGTACCGGCCGTTATGATCGGTGTCGCAGGTTTCTCTGCTGACTGGGCGAGCTACGGAACAGAAGGCCCTGGAGCCGCTTCCGAAATTCTC
This Halobacillus salinarum DNA region includes the following protein-coding sequences:
- a CDS encoding DUF4386 domain-containing protein, translated to MKARRTTHQTMQQKAAIFSGIALLVMTLAAFFAQGYVHSSLVVEGDAVTTLKNIQASQSLFRLEVLGWMIIVIADVVVAWGFYVFLKPFHRSYALLAGGLRLLYTAILAIAVAQLFTAARIGQQSVSGISSDTSALQAMSSLTAFEAIWSLGLIIFGLHLISVGLVTMNTKKIPKVISILVILAGISYSLIHFMYNFVPQMESFTGLLELILMAPMLIGELGFGIWLLVKGRKLTMDYY
- a CDS encoding Crp/Fnr family transcriptional regulator, whose product is MKDVLIQYMKRFSDLSESELVKLTEDVPVAAFKKGTILLHQGDVPHKCYFVLQGCVRQYAVDANGNENTYNFFTEEQSVTIFNQHTPDKVSPYSLSCLEDCTLVAGDLSTEQEAYDMHPVLEAMTRKMIQADMGAMRDDFSSFISSTPEERYQALMAKRPDLVDRVPQYQLASYLGIKPESLSRIKKRSAASHLRIVD
- the cudC gene encoding choline uptake/conversion transcriptional regulator CudC, producing the protein MEKKSEELIEEAEGAVVNSIAETMDLYGITPSTGRLFARMYFKHQPMTLDDMKDDLGMSKPSMSIAVRNLQEISIVKKVWQKSSRKDSFIAEKNFFKYFSHFYGNKWEREAKLNLSAIDYAEGILQQVMDDEEADEETIERAKVDYEQLEDYRKYCKWLERLVDSIESGEIFDFLPVEEAASEKK
- the betA gene encoding choline dehydrogenase, with product MSEAYDIVVIGAGSAGSILGDRLSEDGKKSVLVLEAGRKDYAWDLLIQMPAALPFPAGKSLYDWKYESDPEPYMNGRRIKHARGKVLGGSSSINGMIYQRGNPKDYERWGADEGMDTWNFAHCLPYFKRLENALGTEKDDPYRGHDGPIKLEKGPATNPLFQAFFNAAVEAGHSRTADVNGFRQEGFGPFDKHVYKGRRMSASRAYLHPAMKRRNLTVKTRAFVQHIDIDGDTARGLTYKRNGKEHYVKAGEVILSGGAINTPQLLQISGVGDPEHLRSVGVTPKVNLPGVGENLQDHLEVYVQHSCPLPVSEQPNLNKARMPLIGLQWLLGRKGPAATNHFEGGGFARSNDDVDYPNLMYHFLPVAVRYDGQKAAVDHGFQVHIGPMYSDARGSLKIQSNDPKAHPSMVYNYLSTEQDRREWVEAVRVTREIMAQPAMKPYNGGEISPGSSVQTEEEILDWVAEDAETALHPSCTAKMGPASDPMAVVDPKTMKVHGLDNLRVVDASAMPYVTNGNIHAPVLMLAEKAADIIRGQKPLEPEHLEYYQHGVHPADAGTVKD
- the betB gene encoding betaine-aldehyde dehydrogenase, encoding MKQMFINGAWVDAQSGNSREIINPYNQEVVATVAEGDAEDAKLAIAAAREAFDNGEWKDTPGAERGQKVLRIAELIERDKEELAELETLDTGKTMEESRADMEDIAGVFRYFAGLADKDGGEVIESPIPDSQSKVVREPVGVCGQITPWNYPLLQATWKIAPALAAGNTIVIKPSEITPLTTVKVTELMEETGFPEGVVNLVLGTGATVGNELAESEKVDLISFTGGIETGKKIMQTASGNVKKIALELGGKNPNVVFADADFETAVDQALNAVFFHAGQVCSAGARLIIEDSIHDRFVEELKERAKRIKLGDGFKEDTQSGPLITAEHRDKVEKYVEIGKQEGAKLLVGGARPEDPELQDGFFYLPTIFTECTSDMRVVQEEVFGPVLTVERFQTEEEAVNLANDSIYGLAGAVFTTDIDKAERAAASMRMGTVWINDFHPYFAQAPWGGYKQSGIGRELGKPGLEEYTETKHIFRNVKPEPIHWFK
- a CDS encoding sodium:solute symporter family protein, which gives rise to MQPQPSAKPDREQDKKKQETNAQKAGLWGFLGLLLIVALYVGFTGNDVKWGALAFMFISYAVIFYIGSITAGKKSDSANDMMVAGRSMPLWIAMFTMTATWVGGGYIAGTAETTFASGIVWAQAPWGYGLSLIIGGIFYARKMRRYEFTTMLDPLEVRFGKKVAGVLYLPALLGELFWSAAILVALGTTFGLILGLDFTTSIIISAIIAIAYTFVGGMWSVALTDVAQIIMIIVGLFLVVPFALSEVGGLGQAWGAYKEGMAGFTNLFPPLNGWSDPDWGNSYWNWWDYALLLIFGGIPWQVYFQRVLSSKNENTAMWLSIAAGILCIVLAVPAVMIGVAGFSADWASYGTEGPGAASEILAYVINYMSPYGIAIVALGAVAAAVMSSMDSSILSASSMAAWNIFRPLVKPKATGKDIKRTIRVSIIIIGLSATIVALNIDSVYTLWYLCADLVYCMLFPQLTTALFDKKANTYGAIAGLCVSFFLRLGGGEAALGLPAFLPYPMVEDGVVLFPFRTLAMVCGLLTIIIVSRLTQKACPPQPLRKLKTEMKEE